The following coding sequences are from one Microbulbifer sp. TB1203 window:
- a CDS encoding TIM-barrel domain-containing protein produces the protein MKEYKTYARPLMALALFPWLYACDGAPKETTAEAAAKNWQKTANGAVVELADGEFKRVRLQVIDDDIIRVTATPQTSFANLPDNLMVIAEPQKTAFSVAQRDDRLVIKTEEISAEVSLANGAVQFKDAQGEVLLAEAERSLAPVQGDPGAVDADSYSFRQQFQPLPDEAFYGLGQQQDGHVNYAGKNIELTTYNLEITIPYLVSSRNYGLLWNNNGISRLGDPKPPQPLSAAFELYDAEGNKGGLTARYYDGDELKMEQVVADLDYQFLSHASVREVPLPEEVAEAKNLRIEWEGSISPKTSGEHEFKMYSSGYAKLSLDGELLLDRWRMNWNPWYHNAEVDLQANTKYPLSLDWTPGGGYFRLLQHAPLPAAEKQRLSFASDTGKAVDYYFVAGDSKDDVISGYRELTGKATMLPKWAFGFWQSRERYKSQDELLGALEEYRERKIPIDNIVLDWSYWPEDAWGSHDFDKAHFPEPKAMVDRVHELNANIMISVWPKFYPTTEHYKALNAKGCMFNKNIEKENLDWIGSGYLNSFYDAYNPECREIYWGQIRDKLNTLGFDAWWLDAVEPDIHSNLNFEHRKDLITPNARGTGAEVFNAYALPHAESVYQGERETDGHKRSFILTRSGFGGIQRTGSAIWSGDVVSRWSNLKEQIAAGVGVGMAGMPYWTFDIGGFTPEDRFRQNGSVTVGHYSEMAESEQQEWQELNLRWFQFGAFTPLFRSHGQNPYREIYNLADEGSETYESLVWYTQLRYRLMPYIYTLAGDAHHKDGTMMRGLPMDFGDDPKVRDINTQYLFGPALLVNPVYEFGARSRDVYLPASSDWYDFYSGKKYRGGQSIDAEAPYARMPLFVKAGSIIPTGPAIQHTGESLNAPLTLNVYTGADGSFEIYEDDGKSYGYENGQWSRIPLSYDGATGTLTIGERIGSFKGMAEKRQIKVRWITEGQSAADFDAEPAEAVEYNGEKLVLKKPT, from the coding sequence ATGAAAGAATATAAAACCTATGCACGCCCACTGATGGCACTCGCCCTCTTCCCCTGGCTCTACGCCTGCGACGGCGCGCCGAAGGAAACCACCGCCGAAGCTGCGGCTAAAAACTGGCAGAAGACCGCCAACGGCGCGGTAGTCGAGCTGGCGGACGGAGAATTCAAGCGGGTGCGCCTGCAGGTGATCGATGATGACATCATTCGCGTAACCGCTACCCCGCAGACGAGTTTCGCCAATCTGCCCGATAACCTGATGGTGATCGCCGAGCCGCAGAAAACGGCATTCTCCGTAGCGCAGCGCGACGACCGCCTGGTGATCAAGACGGAAGAAATTTCCGCGGAGGTCTCCCTGGCGAATGGCGCGGTACAGTTCAAAGACGCACAGGGCGAAGTGCTGCTCGCCGAGGCGGAGCGCAGCCTAGCCCCGGTGCAGGGTGATCCCGGTGCGGTGGATGCGGATTCCTATTCGTTCCGCCAGCAGTTCCAACCGCTGCCCGATGAAGCCTTCTACGGCCTGGGCCAGCAGCAGGACGGCCACGTGAACTACGCCGGCAAAAATATCGAGCTGACCACTTACAACCTGGAAATCACCATTCCCTACCTGGTTTCCAGCCGCAACTACGGCCTGCTGTGGAACAACAACGGTATCTCCCGCCTGGGCGATCCGAAGCCGCCGCAGCCGCTGTCCGCCGCCTTCGAACTCTACGATGCCGAGGGCAACAAGGGCGGCCTCACCGCGCGCTACTACGACGGCGACGAGCTGAAAATGGAACAGGTGGTAGCGGACCTCGATTACCAGTTCCTGTCTCACGCCAGCGTGCGTGAAGTACCGCTGCCGGAAGAAGTGGCAGAGGCGAAAAACTTGCGCATAGAGTGGGAGGGCAGCATCTCGCCGAAAACCAGCGGCGAGCATGAGTTCAAGATGTATTCCAGCGGCTACGCCAAGCTGTCTCTGGACGGCGAGCTGCTGCTGGACCGCTGGCGGATGAACTGGAACCCCTGGTACCACAATGCCGAAGTGGACCTGCAGGCAAACACAAAATATCCATTGAGCCTGGACTGGACCCCCGGGGGCGGCTACTTCCGCCTGCTGCAGCACGCCCCCCTGCCGGCGGCGGAAAAGCAGCGGCTGTCATTCGCCTCCGATACCGGCAAGGCGGTGGATTACTACTTTGTCGCCGGCGACAGCAAGGACGACGTGATCTCCGGCTATCGCGAACTGACCGGCAAGGCCACCATGCTGCCCAAATGGGCCTTCGGTTTCTGGCAGAGCCGCGAGCGCTACAAGTCCCAGGATGAACTGCTGGGAGCGCTGGAGGAATACCGCGAGCGCAAAATCCCCATCGACAATATCGTACTCGACTGGTCCTACTGGCCGGAGGACGCCTGGGGCAGCCACGATTTCGACAAGGCGCACTTCCCTGAACCCAAGGCCATGGTCGACCGGGTACACGAGCTGAACGCCAATATCATGATTTCCGTATGGCCCAAGTTCTATCCCACCACTGAGCACTACAAGGCGCTCAATGCCAAGGGCTGCATGTTCAACAAGAACATCGAGAAAGAAAACCTCGACTGGATCGGTTCCGGTTACCTGAACAGCTTCTACGATGCCTACAACCCCGAGTGCCGGGAAATCTACTGGGGCCAGATCCGGGACAAACTCAACACTCTCGGTTTCGACGCCTGGTGGCTGGATGCGGTGGAGCCGGATATCCACTCCAACCTCAACTTCGAACACCGCAAGGACCTGATCACCCCCAACGCCCGGGGCACCGGTGCCGAGGTCTTCAACGCCTACGCGCTGCCCCACGCGGAGAGCGTGTACCAGGGCGAACGCGAAACCGACGGCCACAAGCGCAGCTTTATTCTCACCCGTTCCGGCTTCGGCGGCATCCAGCGCACCGGCTCGGCGATCTGGAGCGGCGACGTGGTCTCCCGCTGGTCCAACCTGAAGGAGCAGATCGCCGCGGGCGTCGGTGTGGGCATGGCGGGCATGCCCTACTGGACCTTCGATATCGGCGGCTTCACCCCCGAAGACCGCTTCCGCCAAAACGGCAGCGTCACCGTCGGCCACTACAGCGAAATGGCGGAGAGCGAACAGCAGGAGTGGCAGGAACTCAACCTCCGCTGGTTCCAGTTCGGCGCCTTCACCCCGCTGTTCCGCTCCCACGGGCAGAACCCCTACCGGGAGATCTACAACCTCGCCGACGAGGGCAGCGAAACCTACGAAAGCCTGGTCTGGTACACCCAACTGCGCTATCGCCTGATGCCCTACATCTACACCCTGGCCGGCGATGCTCACCACAAGGACGGCACCATGATGCGCGGCCTGCCGATGGACTTCGGCGACGACCCCAAGGTGCGCGATATCAACACCCAGTACCTGTTCGGCCCGGCACTGCTGGTGAACCCGGTATATGAATTCGGCGCGCGCAGCCGCGATGTCTACCTGCCCGCGAGCAGCGACTGGTATGACTTCTACAGCGGCAAAAAATACCGCGGTGGCCAGAGCATCGACGCCGAGGCCCCCTATGCGCGTATGCCGCTGTTCGTGAAAGCCGGCTCCATCATCCCCACCGGCCCCGCGATCCAGCACACCGGCGAAAGCCTGAATGCACCGCTCACCCTCAACGTGTACACCGGTGCGGACGGCAGCTTCGAGATCTACGAGGACGACGGCAAGAGCTACGGCTATGAAAACGGCCAGTGGTCCCGCATCCCTCTCAGCTACGACGGCGCCACTGGCACCCTGACCATCGGCGAGCGCATCGGCAGCTTCAAGGGCATGGCGGAAAAGCGGCAGATCAAAGTCCGCTGGATCACCGAAGGCCAGAGCGCGGCGGACTTTGACGCCGAGCCGGCGGAGGCAGTGGAATACAACGGAGAAAAACTGGTACTGAAAAAACCCACCTGA
- a CDS encoding glycoside hydrolase family 97 catalytic domain-containing protein — protein sequence MKRSLSTTLFLALCTPALAADWSLQSPDSSREIQVRQNKAEALEYRMLLHSGKDTTELLGWSPLGPVIHSYNFRDIPLDPIVSDFSHTVKFHRQRERRGEDNYTLVTGKRRENHAEYRELALEFTDTETKLAMTLELRAYDDGLAFRYVLPEKSDSYYRMVEEKTAFNVGEGSSFWGQPYDFNTIYHPSYETPWQQVTSGTAVLEDEGVGWGFPSLVQKGDAWLVIHEAGLDEHFHGSHLQPKAEDGIYRIAPPSKESALGFGSNIAASTLPWQMPWRFVIAGENLAEIVESNLVFHLSPASRVEDTSWIEPGVSSWSWLTDHESPRNMQTLKKFIDLAAEMGWEYSLIDTNWNTIADDAMEQLVAYGKQKKVRLIFWYNSGGRHNFIGELPRNRMDERSIRRAEFAKLQKLGVAGIKVDFFQSDKQDIVRLYQEILEDAADFQLLANFHGSTIPRGWQRTWPHLMSMEAVRGAEFYTFSADTDYDENAPRYNTILPFARNVIGSMDYTPSIFSQPPAGRHTTNAHEAALAVVFESGIQHISDSVESIRALPTDYRKYLQQLPTAWDETRLLAGFPGEHAVLARRSGKRWFIAGINGEAKEKTLQLNISQLDGLGKRALHLYDDSEHPFAAGQVQLKSSEMLQVSMEANGGFVMMVD from the coding sequence ATGAAAAGATCTCTCTCGACAACTCTGTTCCTGGCGCTGTGCACACCGGCACTTGCCGCCGACTGGTCCCTGCAATCCCCCGACAGCAGCCGGGAGATACAGGTCCGGCAGAACAAAGCCGAAGCGCTCGAATACCGCATGCTGCTGCACAGCGGAAAGGACACTACCGAACTGCTCGGTTGGTCGCCCCTGGGCCCGGTAATTCACAGCTACAACTTCCGGGACATACCACTCGATCCGATAGTCAGTGATTTCTCGCACACGGTGAAATTCCACCGGCAGAGAGAGCGCCGCGGAGAGGACAACTACACGCTGGTAACCGGCAAGCGCCGGGAAAACCACGCCGAATACCGGGAACTGGCACTGGAATTCACCGACACTGAAACCAAGCTGGCCATGACCCTGGAACTGCGCGCCTACGACGACGGGCTCGCCTTTCGCTACGTGTTGCCCGAAAAGAGCGATTCCTACTACCGGATGGTAGAAGAGAAAACCGCGTTCAACGTGGGAGAGGGTTCGAGCTTTTGGGGCCAGCCCTACGACTTCAACACCATCTACCACCCTTCCTACGAAACCCCCTGGCAGCAGGTTACAAGCGGCACAGCGGTGCTCGAGGACGAGGGCGTGGGCTGGGGATTCCCCTCGCTGGTACAGAAGGGCGACGCCTGGCTGGTGATCCACGAAGCGGGCCTGGACGAGCACTTCCACGGCTCCCACCTGCAGCCGAAGGCCGAAGACGGCATCTACCGCATAGCACCGCCCTCAAAGGAATCCGCGCTGGGATTCGGCAGCAACATCGCCGCCTCCACCCTGCCCTGGCAAATGCCCTGGCGCTTTGTGATCGCCGGTGAAAACCTCGCGGAAATTGTCGAGAGCAACCTGGTCTTCCACCTGTCGCCGGCGAGCCGTGTCGAGGACACCAGCTGGATAGAACCCGGCGTCTCCTCCTGGAGCTGGCTGACGGACCACGAGAGCCCCCGGAACATGCAGACCCTGAAGAAGTTTATCGACCTGGCCGCGGAGATGGGCTGGGAGTACTCGCTCATCGACACCAACTGGAACACCATCGCCGACGATGCCATGGAGCAACTGGTGGCCTATGGCAAGCAAAAGAAGGTCCGCCTGATCTTCTGGTACAACTCCGGCGGCCGCCACAACTTTATCGGCGAACTGCCGCGCAACCGCATGGACGAACGCAGCATACGCCGCGCCGAGTTTGCCAAGCTGCAGAAGCTGGGCGTGGCCGGCATCAAGGTGGATTTCTTCCAGAGTGACAAGCAGGACATAGTGCGCCTATACCAGGAAATCCTTGAGGACGCCGCGGACTTCCAGCTACTGGCCAACTTCCACGGCAGCACCATCCCCCGCGGCTGGCAGCGTACCTGGCCCCACCTGATGAGCATGGAGGCGGTGCGCGGTGCCGAGTTCTACACCTTCTCCGCCGATACCGATTACGACGAAAATGCGCCCCGCTACAACACCATTCTGCCCTTCGCACGCAACGTGATCGGCTCCATGGACTACACGCCGTCGATCTTTTCCCAGCCACCTGCCGGGCGCCACACCACCAATGCCCACGAAGCGGCACTGGCGGTGGTATTCGAATCCGGTATCCAGCATATCTCCGACAGTGTGGAGTCCATTCGTGCACTGCCGACGGACTACCGCAAATACCTGCAGCAGCTGCCCACCGCCTGGGACGAAACCCGGCTGCTCGCCGGCTTTCCCGGTGAACACGCAGTGCTGGCCCGGCGCAGCGGCAAGCGCTGGTTTATCGCCGGCATCAATGGCGAGGCAAAGGAAAAGACACTGCAATTGAATATCAGTCAACTGGATGGCCTCGGCAAGCGCGCCCTGCACTTGTACGACGACAGCGAGCACCCCTTCGCCGCGGGCCAGGTGCAGTTGAAATCCAGCGAGATGTTGCAGGTTTCCATGGAAGCCAACGGCGGCTTTGTAATGATGGTCGATTAA
- a CDS encoding tryptophan 7-halogenase, with protein MQQPYRIVIVGGGTAGWMTAASISSLYKDPSRYQIVLIESEEIGSVGVGEATLPQIKSFNDQLGIVEADMMKETNATFKLGIKFVDWGKIGNDYIHPFGLYGGPGNTFEFHQYWAHIRSQKSIPEISHYSLAVHLCKKNLFNLPSKNPDEIENTFSYAYHFDATLYARYLRKISEKAGVQRINGIVVSINNDKETGEITSAGLKDGKEVCGDFFIDCSGFRSLLLEKNLKAEFEDWSDWLPCDRAMAVQSDREENIPPYTVSTAKEGGWQWRIPLQHRTGNGYVFCSSVINEAQAHDSLLQDIHGKAQTEPRLLKFKAGRYKNSWRKNCVAIGLSSGFLEPLESTSIYLIQIAIICLLRLFPARRDSRNSILADEYNRLIDNEYERIRDFLILHYHLNERTDSELWRHCRSMEIPESLSQKMDLFKRRGYTESFKYGLFSTPSWLAVLYGQGLSQTGIDPFISSIPLAQIEPLLSDVEAKINQALSSSYTHKQFIDEYCASHAMSGEQNER; from the coding sequence ATGCAACAGCCCTATAGAATAGTTATTGTTGGCGGAGGCACGGCCGGCTGGATGACCGCGGCTTCCATCTCATCGCTGTACAAGGACCCAAGCCGCTACCAAATTGTGCTGATTGAATCCGAAGAAATAGGGAGCGTTGGCGTTGGTGAGGCCACCCTGCCACAGATTAAAAGTTTCAACGATCAGCTCGGTATTGTTGAAGCGGATATGATGAAGGAAACCAATGCGACCTTTAAGCTGGGCATTAAATTTGTCGATTGGGGGAAAATTGGAAACGACTATATTCATCCTTTTGGCCTGTATGGAGGACCTGGAAATACTTTTGAGTTCCATCAGTACTGGGCGCATATAAGATCACAAAAATCCATCCCTGAAATTTCGCATTATTCCCTTGCGGTTCACCTTTGTAAGAAAAACCTGTTTAATCTTCCCTCCAAGAACCCTGATGAAATAGAAAACACCTTTTCCTACGCCTATCACTTCGACGCTACCCTGTATGCCAGATATCTCAGGAAAATCAGCGAAAAAGCCGGCGTACAAAGAATCAACGGGATCGTTGTAAGCATCAACAATGACAAAGAAACAGGAGAGATTACCTCAGCCGGTCTCAAAGATGGCAAAGAAGTTTGCGGTGACTTCTTTATCGACTGTTCAGGATTTCGATCGCTTTTGCTGGAGAAAAACCTCAAGGCAGAGTTTGAAGACTGGTCTGATTGGCTGCCCTGCGATAGAGCGATGGCGGTTCAAAGTGACAGGGAAGAGAACATTCCTCCATATACGGTATCCACTGCGAAGGAAGGTGGCTGGCAGTGGCGTATTCCACTACAACACCGCACCGGGAATGGCTATGTATTTTGCAGCAGCGTAATAAACGAAGCCCAGGCGCATGACTCGCTTTTGCAAGATATTCACGGGAAAGCACAGACCGAGCCCAGACTGCTCAAGTTCAAGGCCGGGCGCTACAAGAATTCCTGGAGAAAGAATTGCGTCGCTATTGGTTTGTCCAGCGGGTTCCTGGAGCCGCTGGAATCAACAAGTATATATTTGATTCAAATTGCCATAATCTGCTTGTTGCGCCTGTTCCCTGCCCGGCGCGATAGCCGCAACTCCATCCTCGCTGACGAATACAATCGACTCATTGACAATGAATATGAGCGTATTCGGGACTTCCTGATCCTTCACTACCACTTGAATGAACGCACGGACTCTGAACTCTGGCGTCACTGCCGATCCATGGAGATTCCGGAAAGCCTGTCGCAAAAGATGGATCTATTCAAGCGACGCGGATACACGGAGAGCTTTAAGTACGGGCTATTCAGTACACCAAGCTGGCTCGCTGTTCTTTATGGGCAGGGCTTAAGCCAAACGGGCATTGATCCATTCATCTCATCAATTCCCCTGGCGCAGATAGAGCCCCTGCTCAGCGATGTTGAAGCCAAGATAAATCAAGCCCTGTCGTCTTCATATACTCACAAACAGTTTATTGATGAGTATTGTGCATCACACGCTATGAGTGGCGAGCAGAATGAGCGATAA
- a CDS encoding tryptophan 7-halogenase, with protein MSDKIKKISVIGRDLDAWVTALFLKSILDRFENKYDIELIELNTELTPHDFYAVLPSYKMLHKTLGADEGKLRATANSHIHFGQRFTDWNRDQPEFFHAYDRHGINFNGVDFYQYWAKAKQNGLDLPLEAFSLGVAAAKHRRFISGNDESGFSHAAHGYHQSAIEYTGAVARAALNAGVRRIAGSVKSVNCENERIISVELNDGTVVEADFYIDASGPDSDLINALSTNNFSDWGRWFQCDRMIAASGGPLTPHPAFSQITAFSCGWCGLYPLSNRTGIHVLYSSREADFNKVAGEIRSLTGADISNGVERSIRCGIAEKSWIGNCMAVGSAAATLEPLDALQQHPLVISLVMLRQLFPNGNEYVNERKIYNEKMHSFVGNLRNFQLAHYHLNTRDDPFWKACRSVRPPEALSEKIALFKHSGYVSIREDETFQEENWTSIFNGHGLAPEHYSPLVDNIQEEDLMKQFKEILRTIKERIESAPLID; from the coding sequence ATGAGCGATAAGATCAAAAAAATTTCAGTTATTGGCCGCGATCTGGACGCCTGGGTAACGGCCTTGTTTCTAAAGTCCATTCTCGATAGATTCGAGAACAAGTACGACATAGAACTGATAGAACTGAATACTGAATTAACGCCACATGACTTTTACGCGGTTTTGCCGAGTTACAAAATGCTGCATAAGACTCTTGGTGCAGACGAAGGGAAACTGCGAGCAACGGCAAACTCACACATCCATTTCGGACAGAGATTTACGGATTGGAACCGGGATCAGCCGGAATTCTTCCACGCTTATGATAGGCACGGCATAAACTTTAACGGCGTTGATTTCTACCAGTACTGGGCAAAGGCAAAACAAAACGGCCTGGACCTGCCCCTGGAAGCGTTTTCCCTGGGTGTGGCGGCCGCCAAGCATCGCCGGTTTATTTCCGGAAATGATGAATCCGGATTTTCACATGCCGCACATGGATACCACCAAAGTGCCATTGAGTATACCGGCGCTGTCGCCCGGGCAGCCCTGAACGCAGGGGTCAGGCGGATTGCCGGGAGCGTTAAATCGGTTAACTGCGAGAATGAGAGGATCATTTCCGTAGAATTGAATGATGGAACTGTTGTAGAGGCTGACTTTTACATTGATGCATCGGGCCCTGACTCAGATCTTATCAATGCGCTTTCAACGAACAACTTTTCGGATTGGGGCCGCTGGTTTCAATGCGACCGAATGATCGCGGCATCAGGCGGCCCTTTGACGCCGCACCCAGCATTTTCCCAGATTACTGCCTTCTCCTGTGGTTGGTGTGGACTTTATCCACTTTCCAATCGCACTGGCATCCATGTTTTGTATTCCTCCCGAGAGGCAGATTTCAACAAAGTAGCCGGGGAGATCCGGTCACTCACCGGCGCGGATATCAGCAATGGTGTTGAACGTAGCATAAGATGTGGTATTGCAGAGAAGTCATGGATCGGAAACTGTATGGCGGTTGGCTCTGCGGCAGCGACCTTGGAACCGTTGGACGCATTGCAGCAGCACCCCTTGGTTATCAGCCTGGTCATGCTGAGACAACTCTTTCCCAACGGAAACGAGTACGTCAACGAAAGGAAGATCTACAACGAGAAAATGCATTCTTTTGTTGGCAACCTGAGAAATTTTCAACTGGCCCATTATCACCTGAATACAAGGGATGATCCATTTTGGAAGGCTTGTCGCAGCGTAAGGCCACCGGAGGCACTTTCGGAAAAGATTGCCTTGTTCAAACACAGTGGTTACGTATCAATCAGGGAAGATGAGACATTTCAAGAAGAGAACTGGACAAGCATATTCAACGGGCATGGACTGGCTCCAGAACACTATAGCCCGTTAGTTGACAATATCCAGGAAGAAGACCTGATGAAACAATTCAAGGAAATACTAAGAACAATTAAAGAGCGAATTGAATCAGCACCACTAATAGATTGA